A DNA window from Doryrhamphus excisus isolate RoL2022-K1 chromosome 2, RoL_Dexc_1.0, whole genome shotgun sequence contains the following coding sequences:
- the aff1 gene encoding AF4/FMR2 family member 1: MASQPSLYDEERNRLRLQAWEQRNQETSQVKELSTESVPLFGVPYKTNKGDELSDRIQRMLGSYEDVNNPSDPSVYVIFTQPSSEKPGKPPVQDQTHHISSQTNAIPSSNSYPLQVGTDATTAPPSPNHHRDSVMLPKASLDHPIGQKRKDEAFSDLREHPSTLQERSAQFPDVKPLPFLHSNDPNGALAKDTFDSHQASTEAPAAATTMDVSTFNLKQSPADASQMHQPGKSGNSLLSQNFPPLSSSKQPSVAMTQKPTAYVRPMDGQDQVLSGSPKLKPSPERYVPLQEIHKADHGKTKALPQYLETRANEALRVEDILKEMTHSWPPLLTAIHIPNTDAPPVKEAEQVSSCPGQKSHSLSSGDPSHLNEQSSSLPRKEAQSSGVESASSSDSDSSSRSESDSEEPCRLPLSSSKTEPDAAAAASHGNWQLGNWIRSSQQNSGHESQSCANVCESPAHKPPHSLQSSTHSTVETTDPVCEPKPPKDFDGNLPKVQPCVQSSQESLCQNSVADVNGCTSSKKHSGAAHKPAKDRNVKCEDAVVLPISDKPKVKTKMGRYKKSSDSKSSSERTLKAPGTQATEPNHRLEVVQVQRDGHCPSCGTRHPDPCSCRPQSPARPFQPSPAPAMRTSSSKASVEAICDKEAKMIPKAPPSITHKSCKKSGHDPKPSLNVHNRPVTSLLVKIDLSLLSRVPQVTPKNAERTLHTSERKTEARKHPKASKKSLPHNVELDDKTLPRKKRKLEKKMTSSNKESSVKVEGCSTQSVEQKEKKAKKNSLHLRPPPKAKDARKDSKVLKVSGVETRKDAPKSKDSCKHKSSRTKHTPQQKKPSIQAPKQRPPRPLLQSEDRKYPVKHYIKEAKRLKHKADSESDKLSKAFNYLDAAMFFVESGIAMEKDPRISTSSYTMFAETVELLKFVLKLKNSSDPCAPPSEKDFVALCLKCQALLQMAMFRHKHKTALKYSKTLTDHFNNSTLDVSVCTTKGPDTPSSPMASIPSPACGANKHGGSAAGPAMAVPLAVQQVALSYVNITTLVLSAHDLWEQAEEMASKGSGVLAELDALVGPVSLTSCVSAMVRYTRQGMLWLRTDSQKN; this comes from the exons TTTATATGATGAAGAGAGGAATCGTCTCCGCCTCCAAGCTTGGGAACAGAGGAACCAAGAAACGAGCCAAGTCAAAGAACTCAGCACTGAGAGTGTCCCACTTTTTGGGGTGCCATACAAA ACAAACAAAGGTGATGAGCTTTCTGACAGGATCCAGAGGATGTTGGGCAGCTATGAAGACGTCAACAATCCCTCTGATCCTTCAGTTTACGTAATCTTCACGCAGCCCAGCTCCGAAAAGCCCGGCAAACCTCCCGTCCAAGATCAGACCCATCACATATCCAGCCAAACCAATGCGATCCCCTCAAGTAACAGTTACCCCTTACAGGTCGGAACCGACGCCACTACTGCCCCTCCCTCTCCAAACCACCATAGAGACTCAGTGATGTTGCCGAAGGCTTCACTGGACCATCCAATAGGCCAAAAGAGGAAGGATGAGGCTTTTTCAGATCTCAGGGAGCACCCTAGCACTCTTCAGGAAAGGTCCGCTCAGTTTCCGGATGTCAAGCCATTACCTTTCCTACATTCCAATGATCCCAACGGCGCCCTCGCTAAAGACACCTTTGATTCGCATCAAGCATCCACAGAAGCCCCAGCCGCTGCCACCACCATGGATGTTTCCACATTTAACCTCAAGCAGTCGCCAGCAGATGCTTCCCAGATGCATCAGCCTGGCAAAAGCGGTAACTCCCTCCTCTCACAGAACTTCCCTCCGCTTTCCTCATCCAAGCAGCCCAGCGTAGCCATGACCCAGAAGCCGACGGCGTATGTGCGGCCCATGGACGGTCAGGACCAGGTGCTCAGTGGGTCGCCCAAGTTGAAGCCTTCACCTGAGCGGTACGTTCCACTGCAGGAGATCCATAAAGCCGACCATGGCAAGACCAAAGCGTTGCCCCAATATTTGGAG ACGAGGGCAAATGAAGCACTGCGTGTTGAAGACATCTTGAAG gaGATGACTCACTCCTGGCCTCCCCTTTTGACAGCCATACACATCCCGAACACCGACGCACCCCCAGTCAAG GAAGCAGAGCAAGTCTCTTCATGTCCGGGGCAGA AAAGCCATTCCCTGTCTTCTGGAGATCCCTCCCATCTCAACGAGCAAAGCTCCTCACT TCCGCGCAAAGAAGCTCAATCCAGCGGTGTGGAATCTGCAAGTTCCAGCGACTCGGACAGTAGCTCCAGATCCGAGTCTGACAGTGAGGAACCTTGCAGACTGCCTCTGAGCAGCTCCAAAACCGAG cctGATGCAGCAGCGGCGGCATCCCATGGCAACTGGCAGTTGGGGAACTGGATCCGCTCCAGTCAACAGAACTCGGGCCATGAAAGCCAAAGTTGCGCAAATGTCTGCGAGAGTCCCGCTCACAAACCGCCGCACTCCCTTCAAAGTTCCACACACTCAACTGTGGAGACGACCGACCCCGTCTGTGAGCCGAAACCTCCAAAGGATTTTGATGGAAACCTTCCCAAAGTACAGCCGTGCGTCCAGAGTTCTCAGGAGAGTTTATGCCAAAACTCCGTAGCCGATGTGAATGGTTGTACCAGCTCCAAGAAACATTCAGGCGCTGCGCACAAACCAGCGAAGGATCGCAACGTAAAATGTGAGGACGCCGTGGTACTCCCTATCTCAGACAAACCCAAGGTCAAAACGAAAATGGGACGTTACAAAAAAAGCAGTGACTCTAAAAGCAGCAGTGAGAGGACTTTAAAAGCACCAGGCACACAGGCGACCGAACCCAATCACAGGCTTGAGGTGGTCCAGGTCCAACGTGATGGCCATTGTCCATCTTGTGGAACCAGACACCCCGACCCCTGCTCTTGCCGCCCGCAAAGTCCGGCCCGTCCCTTCCAACCTTCTCCTGCCCCAGCAATGAGAACTAGTAGTAGCAAAGCCAGCGTAGAAGCCATCTGTGATAAAGAGGCCAAAATGATTCCCAAAGCTCCGCCCTCCATAACCCACAAGTCCTGCAAGAAGTCTGGACACGATCCCAAGCCTTCTTTGAATGTCCACAACAGACCTGTTACATCCCTGCTGGTAAAGATCGACCTAAGTCTGCTTTCTAGAGTTCCCCAGGTGACACCCAAGAATGCAGAGAGAACTTTGCACACATCCGAACGCAAGACGGAGGCACGCAAACACCCTAAAGCCAGCAAGAAAAGTTTACCTCACAAT GTGGAGTTGGACGACAAAACTCTTCCCAGGAAGAAGCGGAAGCTGGAAAAAAAGATGACCTCATCCAACAAGGAGTCCTCGGTCAAAGTGGA AGGTTGCAGCACCCAATCCGTGGAGCAGAAGGAAAAGAAGGCTAAGAAAAACAGTTTGCATTTGCGGCCGCCCCCAAAAGCCAAAGACGCCCGTAAAGACTCCAAAGTACTCAAAGTGTCTGGCGTAGAGACTCGCAAGGACGCCCCGAAGAGCAAAGACTCATGCAAGCACAAGAGCAGCCGAACAAAGCACACGCCACAGCAGAAG AAGCCATCTATACAGGCCCCCAAGCAACGACCCCCCAGGCCCCTGCTCCAGTCTGAGGACAG GAAGTATCCAGTGAAGCACTACATCAAGGAGGCCAAAAGGCTGAAGCACAAAGCGGATTCAGAG tcGGATAAGCTCAGCAAAGCCTTCAACTACCTTGACGCCGCCATGTTTTTTGTGGAGAGCGGCATCGCCATGGAAAAGGACCCCCGGATATCGACGTCTTCCTACACCATGTTTGCGGAGACCGTGGAGCTCCTCAA GTTCGTGCTGAAACTTAAAAACTCATCGGACCCATGTGCCCCACCCTCAGAGAAGGACTTTGTGGCATTATG TTTGAAGTGCCAGGCTCTCCTGCAGATGGCGATGTTTCGCCACAAGCACAAAACTGCGCTCAAGTACTCCAAGACGCTGACTGACCACTTCAAC AACTCCACACTTGACGTCTCCGTCTGCACCACAAA AGGTCCAGACACCCCGTCGTCCCCCATGGCCAGCATCCCTTCCCCAGCCTGCGGCGCCAACAAACACGGTGGGTCGGCAGCGGGGCCCGCCATGGCGGTCCCTCTCGCagtccagcaggtggcgctgtcCTACGTCAACATCACGACGTTAGTCCTGAGCGCTCACGACCTCTGGGAGCAGGCGGAAGAGATGGCGAGCAAAGGAAGCG GGGTTCTCGCAGAGCTGGACGCCCTCGTGGGCCCCGTGAGTCTTACTTCCTGTGTCAGTGCCATGGTGCGTTACACCAGACAGGGTATGTTGTGGCTGCGGACGGACAGCCAAAAGAACTAA
- the LOC131104421 gene encoding macrophage mannose receptor 1, whose product MKRRQRTLLVQLLSFAALVACGQSQCQAGWRENDHNCYFFSEDTKSWWDANAYCLSQNSNLMSIQDIHERVWVRTQIGMEIFWIGLTDDITEGVWEWTDGSPFIQYLSYWMPGQPDNWGDDPGEDCGQVVGSSSGHWNDENCDVHRKYICKHPNLNPAPQCDLSNGWRQYGSSCYKLKAQTTKSWTAARHDCVQEGADLVSITSEAEEQYITGTLDASRFDLWIGLSNLKCNKISCHVEVGSSHMNWSDALPVAYTNWAANQPTIDTQVGSCAAIIKDPSDQFGKWRSHICRYERPYMCKRPVNTLCPSGWLTFAGSCYWLVSNANLLTTWHEAYIQCSNVAAHLLIINSKDEQFFINGRLPDFHQVDIPDIWIGLSDKDQDGTFRWVDKTELNFTNYGPGWPRNTANMWDCGQIFTGNYEGKWETSTCFKKLGYICEMTGGQNPKPTPAPTSHCDPGYLLYGDFCYHFEGDLVKTWHEAEAHCVAGQGHLVSFHSEDELSFLIAHMPGHAWVGLNDIKVESQFVYTDGTPPDLLPWAPNQPDNWQNNEDCAQLRGPTHSEAGKLNDDFCTSTKEFICKKAKGQGPPPQPPTSGPGWNEKCGSWMADPFNDFCYLFNYLSMRTWAEARADCVNQGGDLVSITDPFEQAFIQGVVQLTPTGISLWMGAHDSITEGGWEWTDGSPFRYIHWNAGNPDDYFGEDCLSILVNNGYWNDDNCEHKRGYICERRGKTPEPPPPHDGFMTAIVCQESSAVLHCPQESVINIQSAFFGRKSGDICPHLEGSDGSCTVEGILPYFRKACDNRPFCFAYAHIEEDPCPSISKYLEIVYSCEQKVCLHGLGVEDKNITDSQLSASSSMGSYTPDKARLNGNSCWRPLGNPTGSWIQVNLGQTKKVTGIVIQGCPFSDYWVTKFMMQHSLDGRTWTDYTADGEFLPGSTDSNTADTQLLGTPVSAQYVRILPLEFSGQAGLRFDILGCKPDYAVTCANKPNFNFANDQMTVHCPAGCAKSSYSVYGTSVYRADSNICAAAIHAGVILNEVGGDCTLLKAPGQNFYAGSTRNGITSRQFDGDYAVSYTFSDGELRCSGPDWYEFGEFCYKPFEDKKTWFDAQDTCRSLGAELVSIRSMTEQSWLESYLYYATNDMWTGLNDLVVPGMFVWSDHHMVTFTYWAPGEPNNHDGFNEDCVEMLHQTGRWNDVSCTELNSFTCKTPKAHYPLPSVKPTVYGCPQGWDAYGYACYWMEETGRSWSDAKAFCTEQDGFLLHIGDIYEQAHFTVVLSGKTGLWWIGLRAKAGTGGGVNYIWDNGSPLTFTHWDRNQPDNRDGTCVAMTTGQVGGFWDDKECSEKFAFICEKPRPDITPPTKPPTPPPAQGCAESWTSVPQLRNCYKLFHNVEWHHKKSWGAAHEDCVSRGANLVSIHSQEEEEFLSLFSKASSKWIGLKHNPTQGGYSWSDGSALSHTNWGPSEPNNHEGREECVEMVSSTNGTYSWWNDLNCDAHQDWICMITKGKNPILPPVPPPPLPAPDCGSNPGWRKNNNMCYYYNDTDIVDVHTAMHRCWAEKATLVSIHSKDEQAYVNSMVGTGEVAAAWIGLMMLGITDGQYAWQDLSPVSYTHWSPGEPNDANGEEQCVQMNRHQGGWNDVNCGRAGAGYVCKKFPGDVHTPPPPTQPWEGNCPAGWLRFKDKCFLLKGKKNDMKANWTYARSWCKDQGGELAVIDNQYENDFVSSYLRDLELPTWIGLSDLLVENQYAWSDGVSPVLYTNWNHKEPNNAGGAEHCVAMTHNALVSGKWNDDACHKEHSFICFRKKSSSIAPPPPTSSPCPAGYISWYLNCYKLVEEPKAWTAAQAACQQQGGNLASIDMSYDQAFVAGVVLQGRGDAWIGLRLKDDGAFAWIDDWPVFFTHWGPGEPDNLKDEGCVSMRGSPVFHGTWNDTKCDEAKPYICKISFEKPPPTPAPGDGKCFPFWIPYGRYCYYVYNEQQGFSWLDSRHYCETSKTEMVSIHSRAEVEFIRSLNHTKYHNLWIGLSRDSNFGWAWTDQTSVGFLNWAAGEPNAALHPGEVAEENCVEMYPDGRWNDNDCLQKRGFVCRHRQYYTTDDGGNPIFPTDGPGADNGGVIAGAIIGAVLIVSLLGGLLFYVFSVRGYKLSRLSLPTRTTNNFNVPAFVNPNFGGESDT is encoded by the exons ATGAAGAGAAGACAAAGAACACTGCTTGTGCAGCTGCTCAGCTTTGCCGCGCTCGTTGCTTGTG GACAGAGTCAGTGTCAGGCGGGCTGGAGGGAGAACGACCACAACTGTTATTTCTTTTCCGAGGACACAAAGTCGTGGTGGGATGCAAACGCGTATTGTTTGTCGCAGAACAGCAACCTGATGAGCATTCAGGACATCCACGAGAGG GTGTGGGTGAGGACGCAAATCGGTATGGAGATCTTCTGGATCGGCCTGACTGATGACATCACGGAGGGCGTGTGGGAGTGGACGGACGGGAGTCCTTTCATACAATATTTAtc ATACTGGATGCCAGGCCAGCCAGATAACTGGGGTGATGATCCAGGCGAGGACTGCGGTCAGGTGGTTGGATCCAGCTCAGGTCACTGGAACGACGAGAACTGTGACGTCCACAGGAAATACATCTGCAAGCATCCTAATC TCAATCCAGCCCCGCAGTGCGACTTGAGCAACGGGTGGAGGCAGTACGGATCCAGCTGCTACAAACTGAAGGCCCAAACCACAAAAAGCTGGACGGCGGCCCGTCACGACTGCGTCCAAGAAGGGGCGGACCTGGTCTCCATCACTTCAGAAGCGGAGGAGCAGTACATTACAGGGACACTGGATGCATCCCGGTTTGACCTCTGGATCGGACTCTCTAATTTG AAATGCAACAAGATCTCATGTCATGTTGAAGTGGGGAGCAGCCACATGAACTGGTCGGATGCTCTCCCAGTGGCTTACACAAACTGGGCGGCAAACCAACCCACAAT CGACACCCAGGTCGGCTCTTGTGCAGCCATCATCAAAGATCCATCCGACCAATTTGGCAAATGGAGGTCTCACATATGCCGATACGAGCGTCCCTACATGTGTAAACGGCCCGTGAACA CCCTCTGCCCCTCCGGCTGGCTGACATTCGCCGGCAGCTGCTACTGGCTGGTTAGCAACGCCAACCTTCTGACCACTTGGCATGAGGCCTACATCCAGTGCTCCAATGTGGCGGCACACCTACTCATTATAAACAG CAAAGATGAACAATTCTTCATCAATGGAAGACTTCCAGACTTTCACCAAGTGGACATTCCTGACATCTGGATCGGCTTATCGG ATAAGGACCAGGATGGTACATTCCGATGGGTGGATAAAACGGAACTTAACTTTACAAACTATGGACCCGGCTGGCCCAGAAACACTGCAAACATGTGGGACTGTGGACAAATCTTCACAG GAAACTATGAGGGCAAATGGGAAACAAGCACCTGCTTCAAGAAGTTAGGTTATATTTGCGAGATGACAGGAGGACAAAACCCTAAACCCACTCCAGCGCCAA CGTCCCACTGCGACCCTGGCTATTTGTTGTATGGGGATTTCTGCTATCATTTTGAGGGTGATCTGGTGAAAACGTGGCATGAAGCTGAGGCTCACTGTGTTGCCGGGCAAGGTCACCTGGTCAGCTTCCACTCTGAGGACGAGCTCAGCTTCTTAATTG CTCACATGCCGGGACACGCTTGGGTGGGACTCAATGACATTAAAGTGGAAAGCCAGTTTGTTTACACCGACGGGACACCTCCA GATCTCCTCCCATGGGCCCCAAATCAGCCGGACAACTGGCAGAACAACGAGGACTGCGCTCAACTGCGAGGGCCGACCCACTCAGAAGCTGGAAAACTCAATGATGACTTCTGCACTTCCACCAAGGAGTTCATCTGCAAAAAAG CCAAGGGACAAGGACCTCCTCCACAACCACCCACATCAGGACCAG GGTGGAATGAGAAATGTGGCTCGTGGATGGCCGACCCCTTTAACGACTTCTGCTACCTATTCAACTACCTGTCCATGAGGACCTGGGCCGAGGCGAGAGCCGACTGCGTCAACCAGGGGGGAGACCTCGTCAGCATCACCGATCCCTTTGAGCAAGCCTTCATCCAAG GTGTGGTCCAGCTGACCCCGACTGGGATCTCCCTGTGGATGGGCgcccatgactccatcactgaAGGCGGCTGGGAGTGGACTGACGGATCCCCGTTCAGATACATACACTGGAATGCAG GTAACCCTGATGACTACTTTGGGGAAGACTGTCTGTCCATACTGGTTAACAACGGATACTGGAATGACGACAACTGCGAGCACAAAAGAGGGTATATCTGTGAGAGGAGAG GAAAGACACCAGAACCTCCTCCACCTCATGATG GTTTCATGACGGCGATCGTGTGCCAGGAGTCGTCCGCTGTCCTTCACTGTCCGCAGGAAAGCGTCATCAACATCCAATCAGCTTTCTTTGGACGCAAGAGTGGTGACATCTGTCCACATTTGGAAGGATCAGACG GGAGCTGCACAGTGGAAGGCATACTTCCTTATTTCAGGAAAGCATGTGACAACCGACCCTTCTGCTTTGCATACGCTCACATAGAGGAGGACCCATGTCCCTCCATCTCTAAGTACCTTGAGATAGTCTACAGCTGCGAACAGAAAG TGTGTCTTCACGGATTGGGCGTTGAGGACAAGAACATCACAGACTCCCAGCTTTCAGCTTCTTCTTCTATGGGCAGTTACACCCCCGACAAAGCCCGACTGAATGGGAACTCCTGCTGGAGGCCTTTGGGAAATC CCACAGGCAGCTGGATCCAGGTGAACCTCGGCCAGACAAAAAAAGTGACAGGGATCGTGATACAAGGGTGCCCCTTCAGTGACTATTGGGTCACCAAATTTATGATGCAGCACAGTTTGGACGGGAGAACCTGGACCGACTACACCGCCGACGGGGAG TTTTTGCCCGGGTCGACCGACAGCAACACTGCTGACACACAACTGCTGGGTACGCCTGTATCCGCTCAGTACGTCCGCATCCTGCCGCTGGAGTTCAGCGGTCAGGCTGGTCTTCGTTTTGACATCTTAGGATGCAAGCCTGACT ATGCGGTGACCTGTGCCAACAAGCCTAACTTCAACTTCGCCAATGATCAAATGAC GGTCCACTGTCCGGCTGGTTGTGCAAAATCCAGCTACAGCGTCTACGGGACATCAGTGTATCGTGCG GACTCTAACATCTGTGCAGCTGCAATCCATGCCGGTGTCATTCTGAATGAGGTTGGAGGAGATTGTACTTTGCTGAAAGCTCCAGGACAGAACTTCTACGCTGGATCTACCAGGAATGGCATCACCTCAAGGCA ATTTGATGGCGACTACGCTGTGTCTTACACATTTTCAGATGGAG AGCTAAGATGCTCAGGACCTGACTGGTATGAGTTTGGGGAGTTCTGCTACAAACCTTTCGAAGACAAAAAGACATGGTTTGATGCTCAAGACACCTGCAGGAGCCTTGGTGCTGAACTTGTGTCCATTCGTTCTATGACGGAGCAGAGTTGGCTGGAAAGTTACCTGTACTACG CTACTAATGACATGTGGACTGGATTAAATGATCTGGTCGTACCCGGCATGTTTGTATGGTCAGACCACCACATGGTCACCTTCACATACTGGGCTCCAGGAGAACCCAACAACCATGACGGTTTCAACGAGGACTGTGTGGAGATGTTACACCAGACTGGCAGATGGAACGACGTGTCCTGCACAGAACTCAATAGCTTCACATGTAAAACGCCCAAAGCGCATTACCCACTTCCGTCTGTGAAGCCCACCGTGTATGGATGTCCTCAG GGCTGGGATGCTTACGGCTACGCCTGCTACTGGATGGAGGAGACGGGCAGGAGCTGGTCGGACGCCAAGGCTTTCTGTACCGAGCAGGATGGCTTTCTGCTGCACATCGGAGACAT ATATGAACAAGCACATTTCACAGTGGTGCTGTCGGGGAAGACAGGTTTGTGGTGGATTGGCCTACGAGCAAAAGCAGGGACGGGTGGAGGGGTGAATTATATCTGGGACAACGGCTCCCCACTCACGTTCACTCACTGGGACAGAAACCAGCCAG ATAACAGGGACGGTACCTGCGTCGCTATGACAACGGGACAAGTTGGCGGTTTCTGGGATGACAAGGAGTGCTCAGAGAAATTTGCATTCATCTGCGAGAAACCCAGGCCTGACATCACGCCGCCCACCAAGCCTCCCACCCCTCCTCCTGCACAGGGCTGCGCTGAAAGCTGGACCTCCGTGCCTCAGCTGAGGAACTGTTACAAG CTCTTCCACAATGTGGAATGGCATCACAAGAAGAGCTGGGGGGCCGCACATGAAGACTGCGTGTCCAGAGGTGCCAACCTGGTCAGCATCCACagtcaggaggaggaggagttccTGTCCCTTTTCAGCAAAGCCAGCAGCAAGTGGATTGGCCTCAAGCACAACCCCACACAAGGAG GCTATTCCTGGAGTGATGGTTCAGCGCTCTCGCACACCAACTGGGGTCCCAGCGAGCCCAACAACCACGAGGGCCGTGAGGAGTGCGTGGAGATGGTGAGCTCCACCAATGGGACTTACTCCTGGTGGAATGATCTCAACTGCGATGCTCACCAAGATTGGATATGCATGATTACCAAAGGAAAAAACCCCATTCTGCCTCCGGTGCCCCCACCGCCACTACCAG CACCAGATTGTGGCAGTAACCCCGGCTGGAGGAAGAACAACAACATGTGCTACTACTACAATGACACAGACATCGTGGACGTCCACACGGCCATGCACCGCTGCTGGGCCGAGAAGGCCACACTTGTCTCCATCCACAGCAAGGATGAGCAGGCTTATGTCAACAGCATG GTGGGGACAGGTGAGGTTGCGGCAGCTTGGATTGGATTGATGATGTTGGGAATCACGGATGGACAATATGC GTGGCAGGACCTCTCTCCTGTCTCGTATACTCACTGGAGTCCGGGTGAGCCCAACGATGCCAACGGGGAGGAACAGTGTGTCCAGATGAACAGACATCAAG GCGGATGGAACGACGTTAACTGCGGTCGAGCCGGAGCGGGTTATGTCTGCAAAAAGTTCCCCGGAGACGTCCACACTCCTCCTCCACCCACGCAACCCTGGGAGGGCAACTGCCCCGCAG GATGGCTACGCTTCAAGGACAAGTGTTTCCTGTTGAAAGGAAAGAAGAATGACATGAAGGCCAACTGGACATATGCACGTAGCTGGTGCAAAGACCAAGGAGGCGAACTGGCCGTTATCGACAACCAATACGAAAACG ACTTTGTGTCCAGTTACCTGAGAGACCTGGAGCTTCCCACATGGATCGGCTTGTCCGATCTCCTGGTGGAGAACCAGTATGCTTGGAGTGACGGCGTTAGCCCAGTGCTATACACCAACTGGAACCACAAGGAGCCCAACAATGCAGGAGGGGCG GAACACTGCGTGGCCATGACTCACAATGCCCTCGTGAGCGGCAAGTGGAACGACGACGCCTGTCATAAGGAGCACAGCTTCATCTGCTTCAGGAAGAAAT CGAGCAGTATTGCGCCCCCTCCCCCGACAAGCAGCCCCTGTCCCGCTGGCTACATATCCTGGTACCTGAACTGCTACAAGCTAGTGGAAGAGCCCAAGGCCTGGACTGCGGCTCAGGCAGCGTGCCAGCAGCAAGGTGGAAACCTGGCCAGCATCGACATGAGCTACGACCAGGCCTTTGTGGCCGGGGTGGTCCTGCAAGGCCGAGGGGATGCCTGGATCGGACTTAGGCTAAAG GATGATGGCGCCTTTGCATGGATAGACGACTGGCCGGTATTCTTTACTCATTGGGGGCCCGGAGAACCCGATAACCTGAAGGATGAGGGTTGCGTCAGCATGCGAGGTTCACCGGTGTTTCACGGCACATGGAACGACACAAAGTGTGATGAAGCCAAACCCTACATCTGTAAAATCTCCTTCG AGAAACCACCACCAACTCCCGCTCCTGGGGATGGGAAGTGTTTTCCTTTCTGGATACCGTATGGACGCTACTGTTACTACGTGTACAACGAGCAGCAGGGCTTCTCCTGGCTGGATTCACGCCATTACTGCGAGACGTCCAAGACCGAGATGGTGTCTATCCACAGCAGGGCGGAGGTAGAGTTCATCAGGAGCCTCAATCATACCAAATATCACAACCTCTGGATCGGCCTCAGCAGGGACAGCAACT TCGGCTGGGCCTGGACGGACCAGACATCTGTGGGCTTCCTCAACTGGGCTGCCGGTGAGCCCAATGCAGCGTTGCACCCGGGGGAAGTGGCCGAGGAGAACTGCGTGGAGATGTACCCTGACGGCCGTTGGAACGACAACGACTGCCTGCAGAAGAGAGGCTTTGTGTGCCGCCATCGGCAGT ACTATACAACAGATGATGGTGGAAACCCCATTTTCCCCACCGACGGACCAGGTGCCGACA atggaggggtgatTGCAGGCGCCATCATCGGAGCGGTTCTGATCGTCAGCCTGCTAGGCGGGCTGCTTTTCTACGTGTTCAGCGTGCGAGGGTACAAGTTGAGCCGTCTCAGCCTGCCGACGCGAACGACCAATAACTTCAATGTG CCTGCGTTTGTCAACCCAAACTTCGGCGGAGAGTCTGACACGTAA